A stretch of DNA from Gemmatimonadota bacterium:
GGGAGCTGTGCCGTGAGGGAGGAGGCACCAGTCAAGAGCGCCACGCATGTCAGGATCTTCGCGTCCATTGCTCTGCCTCGTCAGGGCCCCCGAGTCATGAAAGTTAAGATACGCCTAGCTCATATAAGTACAATACGGTATGGTATGTATCAGCGCAAGATGATCCCTTTTCAGGCCTCGGAGTCCGTCTAGCTCCCAATGCGTTTCTCGTCGTGGGGATGGTGGTGCCGTACTGCGCAACTACGACGGCTCGTGGGGAGAGTACGGCAACAACCCGGAGAGTCCGATCGAGAGTTAGTTCGACGCGGTCGGGGCAGATCGCTGGAGCTCGGCCAGATCAAGCGTGTTGACCCCGTCGATGATTTTCGCGAACGCGCGGGCGACGGCCTCGAGTCCGACCGATGGGACCAGGGCCGCGATGTCCAGGTCCGTGTGTTTGTGCTCCGGCGAGCGGATGAGCTGGATCGACGGAGCTTCCCGGTCGATCTGCCCGATCTCTCCCGACGCGCTCGGGTGCATCGGCCCCACGAGGCTCACGCCGAAGGTGCGGTACGCATCGAGCGTGATGTCGAGGAGCTGGTCGCTCCCGTGCACCCACCAGCGGCGCGGCGAGATGCCCGCCGTCCTGCGGAGCTCCCTCCCGTATCCCAGGAATTGGACCGGCGCGATGTGCTCGGCGTTGATCAGGAGCGCGGTGTTCTCGAGCAACCCCTGGTCACGCATGTAGGGGGAGTTGGGCGACCCCACGTGATGGCCCGCGGTCCCGACGAAGATCATGTTCCTGCGGCGCTGTTCGCGGGGAACCTGCGAGAAGTGCTCGGCCAGCGCGATCATCACCGCCGTGCCTGACGCATTGTCCAAGGCCGCGTCGAACCAGCCGTCCATGTGCGCCGTGATGATGATCGTCTCGTCCGTCGTGCCAGGTAACATGCCGTACTGGCTCGGGCTGGTGAGCCCCTCGACCCAGTCCACGTCGAGGCTCGCGGAGATCCTCACCGGTCCGCCGCCGATCAAGTCCCTCAGGCGCCTGCCGTCCTCGAACCCGACCCAGAATCCGGGCGTCTGTTGGGCCTCTGAGCTCTGTATGACGCTCATGTTCTCGGCGTATCCCCATATGCCGATCGTCATTGCGGCACCAGCGTCTTGCGCCCGCACCGCGACCCGTTCCCAGGTGCTCGAGTTCCCCATCTGGCCGGGGGCCAACATCGCCTGGAAGACCACGGCCTTCCCGCGGACCTCACGACCGGCGAAATCGGCTTGCGTCCCGAGCCCGACCCACACCGCCTCGACATCCAGCGGGCGGGGCAGCGTGGACGGCGGTACCGGCCGGTTCTGGTTCGAGGCGCGACCCGAAGACCATACGGCCTGAGGCGGCGCGGGGTAGGCACTCGGGAAGCTCAACATCTCGCCGCCGCCCCTGGCCGTCAGCGTCCAGTCCCGGGGCATCCACTGCGGCCCGAGCGGGGACTCGATCCTATGGATCTCTTCGAGCCCGAGGGCCCGGAACCTCGCTTCGACCCAGTCGGCCGTCATCGCCTCGTACTCGGTGCCCGACATCCGACCCCAGTACTTGTTGCCGTCGTCCCGGCTTCGCCTGGAGAACCCGACGACCTCGTTCATCAGTTCCTTGATGTGATGGCCGTCGATGTCCGCATAGATTCGATCGGAGGCGGACAAGGGCATGCGCATGTAATCGAAGGACTCGTCGCGCACCTCGCCGTAGGCGTCCAAGAGGACGTTGCGATCCTGTGCCTGGAGACCGGTTCCGAAAAGACCCCAACCGGCTGCAAACGCGGCTACATACCGGGCTGCATACCGGGCTTCAAGCGCGACGGTAGGGAGCAGGGTACCGCTCAGTCTACGTGGCGTGGCGTGCCTTCCCATGATGTCCTCCTTGAGAGGTCGGACCTTGAGACGTCGGACCTTGAGACGTCGGAGGCGGTGATCACAAGATCGACCCCGTCTCAGAACGTCGCGATCGGATTGAGCGGCGAGCCCGTGCCTCCCGGGACCGCCAGTGGAGCCGCCGTCAGCAGGAACTCCCACCTACCGAGCTCCGCCGCGACTTCCGCTACGGCATCCATGCGGGTGTTGTCGAACAGGTGGATCCCGAGCACGATCAGAGCGAAGTCGTGGACCGCGAGGCCCGGCAAGCCTTCCTGGCGAGCGGCGTCCTGCGCGAATTCCCCGGCCAGAATCGCAACGTCGCGTTGCTTCAGCCAAGGGATGATCGTGGGATCGGGCCCCGGCTCTCCCCCCGTGCCCGGTGCCAGCGGGCCGAGCGCGTCGATTCGCTTCCAGCGCCCAGTGTAGATGAAGAGCGCGTCGCCGGCCGACACCCTGACGCCCGCCTGCTCTTCCCAGGCCTCCAGGTCCTCGGGGTAGATGCGCGTGCCGGGCTCCAAGTATTCCACGCCTTTGAGCCGGGGGATGTCCATCAGGACGCCACGCGTGAAGATCCCGTTCCTCACGTTGTAGATGGAGTTCTTGGCGGCTCCCTCCTCTCGGGTGATCTCCTCGTAGGAGAAGCCGTTCCACATCTGGCCGTCGAAGAACCGGTGAGCGAACGCGTCCATGTGCGTCACCACACCGCCGTGGAAGTTTATGTTCAGGCGATCTCCCGCCCCTGTCGCGCCGACCTGCGTCATGATCCGCTGGTACGGGCCTGGAGCGCCGTTCGCCCGCTCCTCGAGGTCGGCGTCACGCGAGAGGGAGACCGAAACGCCTTCCCGCACCAAGGCGGCGGCCTGCTTGCGCTTCTCGGGCGTGATCAAGTTCAGCGCTCCGAGCTCGTCCGCCTCGCCCCACCGTCCCCAGTTCGACAACTCCGTCTTCCAGCCCTCGTACTCGGCCGCCGTCACCACATGGCCCGGGAGCGGGATCAGCACCTCCGGGTTGGCCGGCTGGAACTCGGGTTCGCAGCCCAACGCGATTGCGCCGGAAACGACCGCTGCCGCCACCGCGCGAAATCCACTTTTTTTCATGGGGCGTCTCTTCAAGAGGGCGTCACTAAAAGGGCGTCACTGACGAGCGTTCAGGATCCTCCGGAAATCTCGGCCGAGGTCTTCACCCAAAGTAGTGTCCGCCCCCAGCTCCTCCAGGACATCACCCGTTTCTTTGTGCGTGTAAAAGGAGCCGGCGCGATATTCGCCTTCGGCGGCGATCATCCAGGCGGTCTGGCCCCGGTCGTTGATGGCGTCGATGTCGGCACCCCGTTCCAGCAGGAACGGGACGAGGAGCGTTCCACCGAGATACACGGCGCCGTGTAGCGTGGTCTGGTGGTCGTCGTTGACAGCGTTGATGTCGATTCGTCCGAGGTCCAGGATGTACTCGACCGCCCGGAGGGCCGATAGCTCGAGCGGCAGATTATCGGTGAACCAACGACGCCCGTACTTGTCCTGGCCTTCGACGTAGTCGGCTCCCGCGGCCACCATCAGAGCGGTGGTGCCGTCGTCGGTCGTCAGGGTCGGGTCGGCGCCTCCGTCCACCAGGAGTCGCATGCTCTCGAGGTCTCCGAAAGAGGCAGCCAGGAAGAAGGGTGTCGCGCCGATGACGGACGGCGTCAGCCCGTTGTCCTGGGTGATGCGGCGCGAAACGAAGGGGAGCGCTCGCTCGAGCAGCGCGTTCGGGTCGGCCCCCC
This window harbors:
- a CDS encoding M28 family peptidase codes for the protein MGRHATPRRLSGTLLPTVALEARYAARYVAAFAAGWGLFGTGLQAQDRNVLLDAYGEVRDESFDYMRMPLSASDRIYADIDGHHIKELMNEVVGFSRRSRDDGNKYWGRMSGTEYEAMTADWVEARFRALGLEEIHRIESPLGPQWMPRDWTLTARGGGEMLSFPSAYPAPPQAVWSSGRASNQNRPVPPSTLPRPLDVEAVWVGLGTQADFAGREVRGKAVVFQAMLAPGQMGNSSTWERVAVRAQDAGAAMTIGIWGYAENMSVIQSSEAQQTPGFWVGFEDGRRLRDLIGGGPVRISASLDVDWVEGLTSPSQYGMLPGTTDETIIITAHMDGWFDAALDNASGTAVMIALAEHFSQVPREQRRRNMIFVGTAGHHVGSPNSPYMRDQGLLENTALLINAEHIAPVQFLGYGRELRRTAGISPRRWWVHGSDQLLDITLDAYRTFGVSLVGPMHPSASGEIGQIDREAPSIQLIRSPEHKHTDLDIAALVPSVGLEAVARAFAKIIDGVNTLDLAELQRSAPTASN
- a CDS encoding cyclase family protein, which encodes MKKSGFRAVAAAVVSGAIALGCEPEFQPANPEVLIPLPGHVVTAAEYEGWKTELSNWGRWGEADELGALNLITPEKRKQAAALVREGVSVSLSRDADLEERANGAPGPYQRIMTQVGATGAGDRLNINFHGGVVTHMDAFAHRFFDGQMWNGFSYEEITREEGAAKNSIYNVRNGIFTRGVLMDIPRLKGVEYLEPGTRIYPEDLEAWEEQAGVRVSAGDALFIYTGRWKRIDALGPLAPGTGGEPGPDPTIIPWLKQRDVAILAGEFAQDAARQEGLPGLAVHDFALIVLGIHLFDNTRMDAVAEVAAELGRWEFLLTAAPLAVPGGTGSPLNPIATF